Proteins from a genomic interval of Clostridia bacterium:
- a CDS encoding ZIP family metal transporter, whose protein sequence is MATVMAVSLLAGLATVGGALITLLWGGAAKRVLAWMLGLAAGAMLGVAGLDLLPSAWRLGGPWHLATGLVSGLGLVWLIGRRLEAGEKGDRLARVGYLVAAGIALHDLPEGIAIAAGYAAAPTLGWVIAVAIGFHNIPEGMAMAAPMLLGGQRAGRILSTAWLVSLVTPLGAGLGFLLVGISAHFIAYLLALAGGAMLYIALWELWPQGRREGSSLALRGGLAGLLLVLLLTLLE, encoded by the coding sequence ATGGCAACGGTGATGGCGGTAAGCCTGTTGGCCGGTCTGGCCACGGTGGGGGGTGCCCTCATTACCCTCCTCTGGGGCGGGGCAGCCAAAAGAGTTTTAGCTTGGATGTTGGGCCTGGCGGCCGGAGCCATGCTGGGGGTGGCGGGTTTGGACCTGCTCCCTTCCGCCTGGCGGCTGGGGGGACCCTGGCACCTGGCGACCGGGTTGGTATCGGGCCTGGGGCTGGTATGGTTGATCGGCCGCCGGTTGGAGGCGGGGGAAAAGGGCGACCGGCTGGCTCGGGTAGGTTATTTGGTGGCGGCAGGGATCGCCCTCCATGACCTGCCGGAGGGCATTGCCATTGCGGCCGGTTATGCGGCGGCACCCACCTTGGGATGGGTAATTGCTGTCGCCATTGGCTTTCACAATATCCCGGAAGGGATGGCCATGGCCGCCCCCATGCTGTTGGGGGGCCAGCGGGCCGGACGGATCCTCTCCACCGCCTGGTTAGTCAGCCTGGTGACCCCCTTGGGAGCCGGGCTGGGTTTTTTGCTGGTGGGCATTTCCGCTCATTTCATTGCCTACCTGCTGGCCTTGGCCGGTGGGGCCATGCTCTACATCGCCCTGTGGGAACTTTGGCCCCAGGGCCGGCGGGAGGGAAGTTCCCTGGCCCTGCGGGGAGGACTGGCGGGTTTGCTGCTGGTGCTCCTCTTGACGCTCCTCGAATAG
- a CDS encoding threonylcarbamoyl-AMP synthase — translation MNVTRYCKIFPGSPGGDCLTEAAMILRWGGTVAFPTETVYGLGANALNPAAVAKIFAAKGRPADNPLIVHIARVDDLDMLVREMPPEAELLMNAFWPGPLTLVLPRRRCVPDVVTAGLDTVAVRMPAHPVALALLEKSRVPVAAPSANLSGRPSPTTGLHVLKDLAGKVDLVLDAGGTAVGVESTVLDLTASPPVILRPGGITKEELEEVIGPVVLDPALTTEGGKEFKPRAPGMKYTHYAPKARVTVVVGLTAAGLYTLSRLVQEARDRGLRVGLLLTAETARSYREQQLVPPHYLEVLGSKDHLEEIANRLYGALRNCDRYRLDLVYAEGVPPQGLGLAIMNRLTKAAGRRILRV, via the coding sequence ATGAACGTAACCCGTTATTGCAAGATTTTCCCGGGCAGTCCCGGCGGCGACTGCCTGACGGAAGCGGCAATGATCCTGAGATGGGGCGGTACCGTCGCCTTTCCCACGGAGACTGTCTACGGCCTGGGAGCCAACGCCCTGAATCCCGCCGCCGTGGCCAAGATTTTTGCCGCTAAAGGACGGCCTGCGGATAATCCCTTGATCGTACATATTGCCAGGGTGGATGACCTGGACATGCTGGTCCGCGAGATGCCGCCGGAGGCTGAACTGTTGATGAACGCTTTTTGGCCCGGCCCCTTGACCCTGGTGCTGCCCAGGCGCAGGTGCGTACCCGATGTGGTGACCGCCGGCCTGGACACCGTCGCCGTCAGGATGCCGGCCCACCCGGTGGCCCTGGCCCTGCTGGAAAAATCCCGGGTGCCGGTGGCTGCTCCCAGCGCCAATCTTTCCGGCCGGCCCAGCCCCACCACCGGGCTGCATGTCTTAAAAGACCTGGCCGGGAAAGTGGATCTGGTGCTGGACGCAGGCGGAACGGCCGTCGGGGTGGAATCCACCGTTTTAGATCTTACCGCAAGCCCCCCGGTGATTTTGAGGCCCGGCGGAATCACCAAGGAAGAACTGGAGGAGGTCATCGGCCCGGTGGTCCTGGATCCGGCTTTGACGACCGAAGGAGGAAAAGAGTTCAAACCCAGGGCGCCGGGGATGAAATATACCCATTATGCCCCCAAAGCCCGGGTGACGGTGGTCGTCGGCCTCACCGCCGCCGGGCTCTATACCTTAAGCCGGCTGGTGCAGGAGGCAAGAGACCGGGGCTTGCGGGTGGGGCTTTTGCTCACCGCGGAAACGGCCCGTTCCTATCGAGAACAACAACTGGTCCCACCCCATTACCTGGAGGTGTTAGGGTCAAAGGACCACTTGGAGGAAATCGCTAATCGTCTTTACGGCGCTCTGCGCAACTGTGACCGGTACCGGTTGGACCTGGTTTATGCCGAAGGAGTGCCGCCCCAAGGCTTGGGGCTGGCCATTATGAACCGGCTCACCAAAGCCGCCGGGCGCCGCATCCTGCGGGTCTAA
- a CDS encoding DUF86 domain-containing protein, which translates to MAYFRNILVHDYLRPDRGIVYDIIAGNVADLKSFAAQIAARYLS; encoded by the coding sequence ATGGCCTACTTTCGTAATATACTGGTACATGACTATCTAAGACCGGACCGCGGGATTGTATATGATATCATCGCCGGTAATGTGGCTGATTTGAAATCATTTGCAGCGCAAATTGCCGCCCGGTACTTGTCTTAA
- a CDS encoding DUF86 domain-containing protein: MYGAGERFLHLSIECAVDSGNHIISDMRYKKPGSYRDIFVVLGEKHVISTELGRNLRIWPTFVIYWYMTI; this comes from the coding sequence CTGTACGGCGCCGGGGAACGGTTCTTACACCTGTCCATTGAATGTGCCGTTGACAGCGGCAACCACATTATCTCTGACATGAGGTATAAAAAGCCCGGCAGTTATCGAGACATTTTTGTCGTATTAGGGGAGAAGCATGTTATCTCCACGGAATTGGGTAGAAATTTACGGATATGGCCTACTTTCGTAATATACTGGTACATGACTATCTAA
- a CDS encoding DUF3800 domain-containing protein: MEYIIYCDESVKQGKYFQNFYGGALVSSKDLMLVNASLCEKKKELNILGEVKWNKVSTNYLEKYMQLMDVFFAFVKDNIVKVRIMFTHNYTPPKNLTREQIENGYFLLYYQFIKHAFGLQYCNSTGQPVRLRIYFDKLPDTREKNERFKDYIYGLQHLKPFQKAHIVIDRQDITEVISHNHVILQCTDVILGAMQFRLNDMHKEKPPGQFRRGKKTIAKEKLYKHINRLIRDIHPNFNIGVSTGIADLADKWNQPYRHWNFIPREYYIDQSKVKNK; encoded by the coding sequence TTGGAATATATCATCTATTGCGATGAATCCGTTAAACAGGGAAAATATTTCCAAAACTTTTATGGCGGTGCTTTAGTTAGTTCTAAGGATTTAATGCTTGTCAATGCATCATTATGTGAAAAGAAGAAAGAGTTAAACATACTTGGTGAAGTTAAATGGAACAAGGTGTCAACGAATTACCTCGAAAAATACATGCAACTAATGGATGTATTTTTTGCTTTTGTCAAAGATAACATAGTTAAGGTAAGGATTATGTTTACACATAATTATACCCCTCCGAAAAACCTTACCCGGGAACAAATCGAAAACGGGTATTTCCTTTTGTATTACCAATTTATTAAACATGCCTTTGGCTTACAATATTGCAACTCTACCGGCCAGCCAGTAAGACTTAGGATCTATTTCGATAAGCTGCCGGATACAAGAGAGAAAAACGAAAGATTTAAAGATTATATTTATGGGTTACAGCACCTGAAACCATTTCAAAAGGCCCACATAGTAATTGATAGACAGGATATAACAGAAGTAATATCTCATAACCATGTTATTCTTCAGTGCACTGACGTCATACTAGGAGCAATGCAATTCCGGCTGAATGATATGCATAAAGAAAAACCTCCCGGTCAATTTCGAAGGGGTAAGAAAACCATCGCAAAAGAAAAGTTATACAAACATATCAATCGACTTATCAGAGATATACATCCGAATTTCAATATCGGGGTATCAACAGGCATAGCGGATTTAGCTGACAAATGGAATCAGCCATACAGACACTGGAACTTCATACCAAGAGAATACTACATTGACCAAAGTAAAGTCAAGAACAAGTAA
- a CDS encoding Na+/H+ antiporter subunit G yields the protein MIEIIVSLLILVGLLFILAGAAGVYRMPDFYCRAHASGMTSTLGVGFLMLAAVVHFTALTGEFAFKLLLMTLFIFFTSPIASHMITRAAYFAGVKQWKGSVLDQMKDYTPPAEEGAVQGNGAPKSAR from the coding sequence TTGATCGAAATCATCGTTAGTCTGCTGATCCTGGTTGGCTTGCTGTTCATCCTTGCCGGTGCCGCCGGTGTTTACCGCATGCCGGATTTCTACTGCCGTGCCCACGCTTCCGGCATGACTTCCACCTTGGGTGTAGGATTCCTAATGCTAGCGGCGGTGGTGCATTTCACCGCCTTGACGGGGGAATTTGCTTTTAAGCTGTTGCTGATGACATTGTTTATCTTCTTTACCAGCCCCATTGCCAGCCATATGATCACCCGGGCAGCGTATTTTGCCGGGGTGAAGCAATGGAAAGGCAGCGTGCTGGATCAGATGAAGGACTACACACCGCCTGCCGAAGAAGGCGCAGTGCAAGGAAACGGAGCGCCCAAGTCCGCGAGATAA
- a CDS encoding Na(+)/H(+) antiporter subunit F (subunit F of antiporter complex involved in resistance to high concentrations of Na+, K+, Li+ and/or alkali), which translates to MIDLVANVALAALGVGALLCLYRIVTGPTVPDRAVGTDTLVMHVLAAIVLLCIKENTLIFSDGILTIAILSFVGTTGLAKFIVKGVIIDRNHR; encoded by the coding sequence ATGATCGACCTGGTGGCCAATGTAGCTTTGGCAGCTTTGGGGGTAGGTGCTTTACTCTGCTTGTACCGGATTGTGACCGGCCCTACGGTGCCGGACCGGGCCGTCGGCACCGACACGCTGGTGATGCATGTGTTGGCGGCCATTGTGCTGCTGTGCATCAAGGAAAACACGCTGATCTTTTCCGATGGTATCCTGACCATTGCCATCCTCAGTTTTGTGGGCACGACTGGGCTGGCCAAATTCATAGTAAAGGGTGTTATCATTGATCGAAATCATCGTTAG
- a CDS encoding Na+/H+ antiporter subunit E, translated as MIEVLSMAASLIFNIFVALVWTFLKGEFNLVNLVWGYILGAGVLFLFPKIPPGKMYTKKILGFIDLAWVFLVELVKANIAVLKQVCKGTVNPPSGIVAYPLEVKSDWGITVLANLITLTPGTISMEVSPDRKTLYIHTLEIEDPQSVIEGIKESFEKRVLEVFE; from the coding sequence TTGATCGAGGTGTTATCCATGGCTGCAAGCCTCATTTTCAACATCTTCGTGGCGCTGGTTTGGACATTCCTGAAAGGGGAGTTCAACTTAGTTAACCTGGTGTGGGGCTATATTTTAGGGGCCGGAGTGTTGTTCCTGTTTCCCAAGATCCCCCCGGGGAAAATGTATACCAAGAAGATCCTGGGTTTCATTGACCTGGCCTGGGTCTTCCTGGTTGAGCTGGTGAAAGCCAATATCGCGGTCTTGAAGCAGGTGTGCAAGGGTACCGTCAATCCTCCTTCGGGGATTGTGGCTTATCCTTTGGAGGTCAAATCTGATTGGGGGATTACCGTCCTCGCCAACTTAATCACCTTGACACCGGGTACTATTTCCATGGAAGTGTCGCCGGACCGGAAAACCCTGTATATCCATACCCTGGAGATCGAGGACCCGCAATCAGTCATCGAAGGAATCAAGGAATCCTTCGAAAAACGGGTACTGGAGGTGTTCGAATGA